The genomic DNA CGGCCGCCGCCGGCGACGAGCACCTGCGCGCGCGCCGCGCGTTCCTGAAGGCCGCGCCGCTGGGCGCCCTGGCCCTGGTGGCCGGCAGCGCGCCGGCCGCCGAGGCGGCGCCGGCCGAGTCCGCTCCTGCGCCCGAGCAGCCGGCGCAGCGCGGCTACCACGAGACGGAACATATCCGCCGCTACTACCAGACCGCCGCGTACTGGTAACACCCGCACCGAGGAGCACCATGTCCCTGCAAAAGATCACGCCCGACGAAGGCCGCCGCCGGCGCCGCTTCCTGGTCGGCGCCGGCATCACGGCCGGCGCCGGCGCGCTGGCGCGCCACCTGCCACTGAACATCATGCAGCCGGCGGCGGCTGCCGACCCGGTGCCGAACGCGCCCGTCAAGACCGAGATCAAGCACACCGTGTGCAGCCACTGCTCGGTGGGCTGCTCGGTCGAGGCGGTGGTCAGCAACGGCGTCTGGGTGCGCCAGGAACCCGCGTTCGACTCGCCGCTGAACATGGGCGCGCACTGCGCCAAGGGCGCCTCGGTGCGCGAACACGGCTTCGGCGAACACCGGCTGCGT from Pseudoduganella armeniaca includes the following:
- a CDS encoding formate dehydrogenase, which produces MNDIDSSAPAAAGDEHLRARRAFLKAAPLGALALVAGSAPAAEAAPAESAPAPEQPAQRGYHETEHIRRYYQTAAYW